The following is a genomic window from Streptomyces lincolnensis.
CCGCTCAACGTCGTGGTACCGGACCAGATAGCCGAGAACCTGGAGCGGTTCCGGTCGGTGTACCGCAAGCACCATCTTTCGGGCCAGGTCTTCTACGCCCACAAGTCCAACCGCTCCAGCGCCCTGCTGCGCCGGCTCGCCGCCACGGACGCGGGGGTGGACGTCGCGTCTTTGGGCGAGCTTCAGCACGCACTCGGCGCCGGTTTCACACCCGACCGGATCACGGCCACCGGCCCCAAGAACCCCGAATTCCTGTGGCTGGCCGCCCGCACGGGCGTCACCGTGAGCGTCGACGGCGAATCCGAACTCGACCAGCTCGCCGCACTGGTGCGCGCCCACAAACTCTCCCCCGTACGCATCCTGCTGCGCCTGTCGGGATTCGAGACGTCCGGCGTCAAGGTCCTGAGCCGGCCGAGCCGCTTCGGTACGCCCGTACGGGAGTTGGATGCCCTGCTCAAAGCGGTCGACCGGCATGCCGACGCGGTCGAGCTGACCGGCGTCGCCTATCACCTGGACACCACCAGCGTCGCGGAGAAGGCGACGGCCCTGGAAGGCTGTCTTCAAGCCCTGGAGGAGTGCCGCAGCCGCGGCCTGCGCCCCCGGGCCGTGGACATCGGCGGTGGATTCGGCGTCGACTACCTTGCCCACGGGGAGCAGTGGGAGCGGTACACCACCGAACTCACCGCCGCGGTGCTGGGCAGACGCACGCCCCTGACCCGGGGCGGGCACGGCTACGGACTGCGCAACGAGGCCGGTACGCTGCGCGGCGCCCTCGGGCTCTACCCGGCCCACCGGCCGGTCGCCGGGGCACGGTACCTCGACGAACTGCTGTCGCAGCCCGCCGCCTCCCTGGGCGGCCGCCCCCTGGCCGCACTGCTCCTTGAGCACCTCCACGACCTGTACACGGAGCCCGGCCGGGCGCTGCTCGACCAGTGCGGGATCACGGTGGCCAAGGTGCTGGAGGTGCGCTCCCCGGACACCGGTGCCGAACTGCTCGTACGGCTGGCGCTGAAGGCGAACGACGTCGCCCTGGAGGAGCACGGCGTGCTCATGGACCCCGTCGTGATCCCCAGGAACGGCACCGGGACGGGTGCGGACACCGGCCAGGAGCCCGTCGCCGTCCACCTGTTCGGCAGCCTGTGCCTGGAGACGGACATGATCACCCGGCGGACGGTCTTCCTGCCGCGCCGTCCCGCGCCGGGCGACCTGATGGTTTTCGCCAACACCGCCGGCTACGCCATGGACTTCCACGCCACCCGCGCCCAGCTCCAGCCCGTCGCCCGCCAGGCCGCCGTCTGGCGGGACGGCGACGCGTGGCGCTGGTGCCTGGACGACCAGTACTGGCCGATCACGCTCCCAGGAGAACCGCATTGAGGTACGACAGCATCACCGAGGCCATAGGCAACACCCCGCTGGTGCGCATCGACCCGGACGTGCACGGGCTGCGGAACATCGACCTGTACGCCAAGCTCGAACTGCTCAACCCCTTCGGCTCGGTCAAGGACCGGGCCGCCTGGAACATGGCGCGCCCGCACCTGGGTGAGGCGGTCGAACACGGCAGCCAGGTCGTCGAGTTGTCCAGCGGCAACACGGCGAAGGCGCTCGCGGTCATCGCCGGCATGCACGGGCTGGGCTTCAAGAGCGTCACCAACCGGATGCGGGTTCCGGAGATCAAGGACCTCCTGCTGCTGCTCGGCGCCGAGATCGAGGAACTGCCGGGCCAGAGCGAGTGTCTGGACCCGACCGCGACCGACGATCCGCTGACCCTGTTCCACCGGAGCCTGTCCGCCTCCGGCAACGCCTATCTGCACACCGACCAGTACTTCAACGCGCGCAACACCGAGGCCCATCTCACCGGCACCGGACCGGAGATCGTGAAGGACCTGGACGGCCGGGCGCCGGACTGGTTCGTCGCGTGCGTGGGCACCGCGGGCTCCTCGACGGGCGTGGCCCGCGTCCTCAGGGAGACCGATCCGGCGGTGCGGGTCGTCGGCCTGGTCGCGGCCAAGTCCGACTTCATCCCCGGCATCCGCACCATCGACGAGGTGCAGGAAGTGGGCCTGTTCGACCCCGACACCTACGACACGATGGAGTCGGTGAGCTCCGACGACGCGATCGAGGGGATGCTGGCCCTCAACCGCCGGTGCGGCATTCTGGCCGGACCGACCGGCGGGGCCGCCTACTTCGGCGCCGTACGTCATCTGCGGGAGGTGGACGCGGAGTTGACGGAGCGCCAGGTCGCGGTGTTCATCGTCTGCGACCGCGTGGAGAGCTATCTGAGTTACGTGCGGCAGCGGCGTCCCGACCTGCTGGGCCGACCGCACCGGAAGAACTCGCCGGCCGACCTGACCGAGGCCGAGATACGCACGGCCCCCGCCGTCGGCGTCACCGACGCCCAGGCGTGGATCGCCTCCGACCGCCCGCTCGTCGTCGACCTGCGCAGCCCGTACGCGTACGCCGCGCTGCACATCGACGGCTCGGTCAACATCGTCGACGAACTGTTCGCGGAACTGGTCCGGGGCGGCCTGCCGTTCAGCAGGCGGCAGCCGGTGCTGCTGGCGTGTCCGGTGGGCGAGCAGTCCGCCCGGTACGCGGCGCTGCTGACCCGGATGGGACACCCGGACGTCCGCAGCCTGGCGGGCGGCATCATCGCGTGGCGCGACGCCGGCGCGCCCCTGGTACGGGACTGAGCGCCATGACCGCACCCACGACCCGCGACCACGGCCCCGCCGACCTCGACGACCTGCGCTCCTGGCAGCGCGAGGTGCGCGCCCAGTTCCCGATCTTCTCCGGGCAGCCGGATCCGGCCTCCCCGGAACCCGCCTACCTGGACAGCGCGGCCACGGCACAGAAGCCGCTGGCCGTCCTGGACGCGGTGCGGACGTACCTCACCACCACCAACGCCAACGCCGGGCGCGGCACCTACACCTGGGCCAACCGGACCACCGACCTGGTGGAACACACCCGCGACCGGGTCAAGGAGTTCCTGGGCGACGCGTACCCGGAGCGCTCCACCGTCCACTTCACCGGCGGCACGACCG
Proteins encoded in this region:
- a CDS encoding pyridoxal-phosphate dependent enzyme; protein product: MRYDSITEAIGNTPLVRIDPDVHGLRNIDLYAKLELLNPFGSVKDRAAWNMARPHLGEAVEHGSQVVELSSGNTAKALAVIAGMHGLGFKSVTNRMRVPEIKDLLLLLGAEIEELPGQSECLDPTATDDPLTLFHRSLSASGNAYLHTDQYFNARNTEAHLTGTGPEIVKDLDGRAPDWFVACVGTAGSSTGVARVLRETDPAVRVVGLVAAKSDFIPGIRTIDEVQEVGLFDPDTYDTMESVSSDDAIEGMLALNRRCGILAGPTGGAAYFGAVRHLREVDAELTERQVAVFIVCDRVESYLSYVRQRRPDLLGRPHRKNSPADLTEAEIRTAPAVGVTDAQAWIASDRPLVVDLRSPYAYAALHIDGSVNIVDELFAELVRGGLPFSRRQPVLLACPVGEQSARYAALLTRMGHPDVRSLAGGIIAWRDAGAPLVRD
- a CDS encoding alanine racemase, whose protein sequence is MGGRHLHLAPRLGPRLGSLLDSAGFLHMLTDALGSPLNVVVPDQIAENLERFRSVYRKHHLSGQVFYAHKSNRSSALLRRLAATDAGVDVASLGELQHALGAGFTPDRITATGPKNPEFLWLAARTGVTVSVDGESELDQLAALVRAHKLSPVRILLRLSGFETSGVKVLSRPSRFGTPVRELDALLKAVDRHADAVELTGVAYHLDTTSVAEKATALEGCLQALEECRSRGLRPRAVDIGGGFGVDYLAHGEQWERYTTELTAAVLGRRTPLTRGGHGYGLRNEAGTLRGALGLYPAHRPVAGARYLDELLSQPAASLGGRPLAALLLEHLHDLYTEPGRALLDQCGITVAKVLEVRSPDTGAELLVRLALKANDVALEEHGVLMDPVVIPRNGTGTGADTGQEPVAVHLFGSLCLETDMITRRTVFLPRRPAPGDLMVFANTAGYAMDFHATRAQLQPVARQAAVWRDGDAWRWCLDDQYWPITLPGEPH